Proteins from a genomic interval of Treponema succinifaciens DSM 2489:
- a CDS encoding TraR/DksA family transcriptional regulator, whose translation MKKEFVDKQKKKLIAERNEILDSLAGRNEQLTKLVDTLESGDDVDIASDTIDRTLLNSLGEADQRRLTMIDRALDRIRQETYGQCLSCGKQIPEARLEALPYAVLCVECQAKEERKNR comes from the coding sequence ATGAAAAAAGAATTTGTAGATAAACAGAAAAAAAAGTTAATCGCAGAAAGAAATGAAATCCTTGATTCGCTCGCAGGACGCAATGAGCAGCTTACAAAGCTTGTTGACACATTGGAATCAGGCGATGATGTAGACATTGCATCCGACACAATTGACAGAACTCTTCTTAACTCGCTTGGAGAAGCTGACCAGCGCAGGCTTACAATGATTGACAGGGCATTAGACAGAATCCGCCAGGAAACTTACGGACAGTGTCTGTCATGCGGAAAACAAATTCCAGAAGCCCGCCTTGAGGCTCTTCCTTATGCAGTTCTTTGCGTAGAATGCCAGGCAAAAGAAGAGCGTAAAAACCGCTAG
- a CDS encoding histidinol-phosphatase, translating into MIKSNFHTHSTFCDGKNTPEEMVEVAIEKKIDILGFSSHSMYPFSSDWHIPSNSHEEYIREILRLKKKYSGRIKIYAGFEADYIAGVCSPDFKNYEKFNPDFLIGSVHFVPGKKGFFEADGNQDSVCKRIKECFGGNVKKAVQEYFSLEREMLEKSSFTFLGHADLIRKQNLGGRNLFDENSQWYKNELKEVAKAAAKTGVCVEVNTGGILRSGMNLPYPSPYFLSLLKERNVPVTITSDAHLAFGIDWWFDEAVEYIKKSGYTELSYYEDGSLKTQEIY; encoded by the coding sequence AAAAAAAATAGACATTTTGGGATTTTCAAGCCATTCGATGTATCCGTTTTCAAGCGACTGGCACATTCCGTCCAATTCCCACGAAGAATATATAAGAGAAATTTTGCGGCTAAAGAAAAAATATTCTGGCAGAATAAAAATTTACGCAGGTTTTGAGGCTGACTACATCGCTGGAGTTTGCAGCCCTGATTTTAAGAACTATGAAAAATTTAATCCTGATTTTCTGATTGGCTCTGTTCATTTTGTTCCCGGAAAAAAAGGATTTTTTGAAGCTGACGGAAACCAGGATTCAGTTTGCAAAAGAATAAAAGAATGCTTTGGTGGAAATGTGAAAAAAGCAGTTCAGGAGTATTTTTCTTTGGAACGCGAAATGCTTGAAAAGTCTTCGTTTACATTTCTTGGCCATGCGGATTTGATTAGAAAGCAAAATTTAGGCGGAAGAAATCTTTTTGACGAAAATTCGCAGTGGTATAAAAACGAGCTTAAGGAAGTTGCAAAGGCGGCGGCAAAAACTGGAGTTTGTGTCGAAGTGAATACAGGCGGAATTTTAAGAAGCGGAATGAATCTTCCGTATCCATCGCCGTATTTTTTGTCGCTTTTAAAAGAGCGGAATGTTCCTGTTACGATAACATCCGATGCGCATTTGGCTTTTGGAATTGACTGGTGGTTTGATGAGGCTGTTGAGTACATAAAAAAATCCGGCTACACAGAACTTTCGTACTATGAAGACGGATCTTTAAAAACTCAAGAAATTTACTAG
- the infA gene encoding translation initiation factor IF-1 has translation MASKDEAIEVEGIVKEALPNTMFRVELKNGHIILGHLSGKMRKHYIRIVPGDSVKVELSPYDLNRGRIIFRER, from the coding sequence GTGGCTAGTAAAGATGAGGCTATAGAAGTTGAAGGAATTGTAAAAGAAGCATTGCCTAACACAATGTTCCGTGTTGAATTAAAAAATGGCCATATTATTTTGGGACATCTTAGCGGAAAAATGCGCAAACACTATATCCGTATTGTTCCTGGTGACAGTGTAAAAGTAGAACTTTCGCCTTATGATTTGAACCGCGGTCGTATTATTTTCCGCGAAAGATAA